The Kroppenstedtia pulmonis genome has a segment encoding these proteins:
- a CDS encoding ABC transporter permease has product MKMILAEVKESLKRRKLFSILIGLGIIAFMVAVTLLWLSYTHAEEKAERMEFQGLKEYGLSDTLVEEREREFLDDPASLKRLKGFYRNLEEKLDEKYLYIHTQSIELQTGNAKQEEKFLNGYEDGWDVFSKVEGPFYPYKAIQMNQQAFDSFPVDVEKGKPFSQKDFIHRNKPGVIPVLLGAEYEKIYQVGDQIKAEYVGKKFQIEVKGFVSPDAFVSNTNQPELYLDRYVVMPAQQFDDPVDDKELGFQQFHYLQIINGSIYSKEDQEVVVDKLEKIKTLSDFPDTHIMGTGDSPFEFLFSAVQQHLQMVIMIASSLFVVCVLSLSILMMTKIQDNYKNMSLHLISGATMNQLFRYVVVEVVAMVAIPGLLVILLYIGIFKAVHLVYILLMALSVCMMILLAIIPIYLQFRNLPISRLLKRAE; this is encoded by the coding sequence ATGAAAATGATTTTGGCAGAAGTGAAAGAAAGCCTAAAGCGAAGAAAACTGTTTTCTATCCTTATTGGTCTGGGAATCATAGCCTTCATGGTTGCAGTGACCCTCCTGTGGTTGAGTTATACGCATGCAGAGGAAAAAGCGGAAAGGATGGAGTTTCAAGGATTAAAAGAATACGGTCTCTCAGATACACTGGTGGAAGAGCGGGAAAGGGAGTTTTTGGATGATCCTGCTTCTTTGAAGCGACTAAAGGGATTTTATCGAAACTTAGAAGAAAAATTAGATGAAAAGTACCTGTACATTCATACTCAATCCATTGAACTTCAAACGGGTAACGCCAAACAGGAAGAAAAATTCCTGAACGGATATGAGGATGGGTGGGATGTTTTCTCGAAAGTGGAGGGTCCCTTTTATCCTTACAAAGCGATTCAAATGAATCAACAAGCCTTTGACAGCTTTCCTGTTGACGTGGAAAAAGGGAAACCATTTTCCCAGAAAGATTTTATACATCGTAATAAGCCTGGTGTCATTCCAGTTTTACTGGGTGCAGAATATGAAAAGATCTATCAGGTAGGGGATCAAATTAAAGCTGAATACGTAGGAAAGAAGTTTCAGATAGAAGTTAAGGGGTTTGTTTCTCCTGATGCCTTTGTTTCCAATACCAATCAACCTGAACTCTACTTGGATCGGTATGTGGTGATGCCTGCACAGCAGTTTGATGATCCCGTTGATGATAAAGAGCTTGGTTTTCAACAGTTCCATTATCTGCAAATTATCAATGGGAGTATCTACAGTAAAGAAGATCAAGAGGTTGTTGTGGATAAATTGGAAAAGATCAAAACCCTGTCGGATTTTCCAGACACCCATATCATGGGAACCGGTGACTCTCCCTTTGAATTTCTGTTTTCTGCGGTTCAACAGCATTTGCAGATGGTCATCATGATAGCGAGTTCGTTGTTTGTGGTATGTGTGTTAAGTCTCTCTATCTTAATGATGACGAAGATCCAGGATAACTACAAAAATATGTCTCTCCATCTGATTTCAGGAGCGACGATGAATCAGCTGTTTCGATATGTTGTGGTTGAAGTGGTGGCGATGGTGGCGATCCCTGGGTTACTGGTGATTCTCCTTTATATCGGAATTTTTAAAGCTGTTCATCTTGTATACATTCTGCTCATGGCTTTAAGTGTATGTATGATGATCCTGTTAGCCATCATCCCGATCTATCTGCAATTTCGTAACCTGCCAATCAGTCGATTGTTGAAAAGAGCGGAGTGA
- a CDS encoding ABC transporter ATP-binding protein: MIQIDNLKKSYRVGNREVEVLKGVHLKVNQGDMIAIMGRSGAGKSTLLQILAGLEQGDSGTYRYKQEQVSEMNLQELAAFRRRHIGLILQNYALIDSKNVFNNIALPLRYSKQSKDEIEEKVTEILSSLEIEKLRDHAVDMLSGGERQRVAIARALIQNPELILADEPTGSLDEETEREILALFQDLNQQGKTLLIVTHDQQVADRCHQTYYLREGRCVPALDDRMAGTT; the protein is encoded by the coding sequence GTGATTCAGATTGATAACCTGAAAAAGTCTTACAGAGTGGGTAATAGGGAAGTGGAAGTATTGAAGGGGGTCCATTTAAAGGTTAACCAGGGTGATATGATTGCCATTATGGGAAGGAGTGGGGCGGGGAAATCCACGTTGCTCCAAATTTTGGCGGGGTTGGAACAAGGGGATAGCGGGACGTATCGGTACAAACAGGAGCAAGTCAGTGAGATGAATCTTCAAGAGTTGGCAGCCTTCAGAAGAAGACACATTGGATTGATTCTCCAGAATTACGCCCTTATTGACAGTAAAAATGTATTTAACAATATCGCACTGCCATTGCGATACAGTAAACAATCCAAGGATGAAATCGAAGAGAAGGTGACAGAGATTCTTTCATCCTTGGAAATTGAAAAACTGCGGGACCATGCTGTTGATATGCTCTCAGGTGGGGAGAGACAGCGGGTTGCCATTGCCAGGGCACTGATTCAAAACCCAGAGCTGATTTTGGCAGATGAGCCCACTGGATCGCTGGACGAAGAAACAGAAAGAGAGATCCTGGCACTGTTTCAGGATTTAAATCAACAAGGCAAAACCCTCCTCATTGTCACACACGATCAACAAGTGGCAGATAGGTGTCATCAAACCTATTATTTACGGGAGGGAAGGTGTGTACCGGCTTTGGATGATCGAATGGCGGGTACCACTTAA
- a CDS encoding NCS2 family permease: MDNQSKGIARFFGFAEHHTNLKTELLAGATTFLTMAYILLVNPFLLGKEAGMDFGAVFVATAISAGIGSLLMGLLANYPIALAPGLGLSAYFTYTVVGGMGVDWRTALGAVFISGIIFLIMTVTKLRELLINSIPIGLKHAVSAGIGLFISFVGLKNAEVVVANEATFIGLNPVLMQPGILLTCFGLILTLFLMIRKVKGAVFFGMLGTAVAGLAIGEVTLPSALWSAPPSMAPTFLQMDIIGALDMGLFAIIFAFLFVDLFDTAGTLVAVSNQAGLLKNNKLPRAGRALTADSVATISGAALGTSTVTSYIESTAGVATGGRTGMTSVSTALLFFLSIFFFPLVESFASVSAITSPALIIVGVLMCSSLKEIEWKDLSEAAPAFLTVLMMILAFSIATGIAIGFILYPLAKIFAGKARQVHPVLYILAVLFILRFVFMGSI, from the coding sequence TTGGACAACCAGTCGAAGGGAATTGCTCGTTTTTTTGGCTTTGCTGAACATCATACGAATCTGAAGACTGAATTACTGGCAGGTGCAACTACATTCCTGACCATGGCTTATATCCTGCTGGTGAACCCGTTTCTCCTTGGAAAAGAAGCCGGGATGGATTTTGGAGCCGTTTTTGTCGCCACTGCCATCTCTGCCGGAATCGGCTCCTTATTGATGGGTTTGTTAGCTAATTACCCCATTGCCCTAGCACCGGGTCTGGGTTTAAGTGCTTACTTCACCTATACCGTGGTGGGGGGAATGGGGGTGGATTGGCGAACGGCCCTGGGAGCAGTTTTTATCTCCGGTATTATTTTTTTGATCATGACGGTGACCAAACTGCGTGAGCTGTTGATCAATTCGATTCCGATCGGTTTGAAACATGCCGTATCTGCCGGGATCGGACTGTTTATATCCTTTGTCGGTTTGAAAAATGCCGAGGTGGTTGTCGCAAATGAAGCCACTTTTATCGGATTGAATCCGGTTTTGATGCAACCGGGTATCCTGCTCACCTGCTTTGGTTTGATCCTGACTCTTTTCCTGATGATCCGCAAAGTCAAAGGAGCCGTTTTCTTCGGGATGCTCGGGACAGCGGTGGCAGGGTTGGCGATTGGTGAAGTGACACTGCCTTCCGCATTGTGGTCTGCACCACCCAGCATGGCGCCGACATTTTTACAGATGGATATCATCGGTGCTTTGGATATGGGATTATTTGCTATCATCTTTGCTTTTCTTTTCGTCGATCTGTTTGATACCGCCGGAACTCTTGTGGCTGTTTCCAATCAGGCGGGGCTATTGAAAAACAACAAACTCCCTCGGGCCGGTCGGGCATTGACTGCGGATTCGGTGGCGACTATATCCGGTGCAGCTTTAGGGACGTCCACAGTGACTTCTTATATTGAATCCACGGCTGGAGTTGCCACTGGAGGACGGACGGGGATGACGTCTGTCTCCACAGCCTTGTTGTTTTTTCTTTCGATTTTCTTCTTTCCATTGGTGGAAAGCTTCGCCTCAGTGTCGGCCATTACTTCTCCGGCACTGATCATTGTAGGTGTTCTCATGTGTTCCAGCTTGAAAGAAATTGAGTGGAAGGATTTATCCGAAGCAGCTCCCGCTTTTCTGACTGTATTGATGATGATTCTGGCCTTCAGTATCGCCACGGGGATTGCCATTGGCTTTATCTTGTACCCTTTGGCCAAAATATTTGCCGGTAAGGCTCGGCAAGTACACCCGGTTTTGTATATACTGGCGGTATTGTTTATTTTGCGGTTTGTTTTTATGGGAAGTATCTAA
- the guaA gene encoding glutamine-hydrolyzing GMP synthase — MGKPMERVMVLDFGGQYNQLIARRVRDLGVYSELIPYHTSAQALKEMNPSGIIFSGGPASVYGEGAPQCDPAIFDLGIPVLGICYGMHIISAHFGAEVKRAEKREYGKMDVEIVSDSPIFSGLETSQTVWMSHSDVVLSPPPGFRVDGKTESAPVASMSDPDRQIYAVQFHPEVGNTEQGNDMFRRFLYDVCRCKGDWSMEGFIDDAVAELRRSIKDKKVLCALSGGVDSSVVAALIHRAIGDQLTCVFVDHGLLRKGEADSVMRTFADHFRMNVIKVDAQERFLSKLAGVTDPEQKRKIIGNEFIRVFEEEADQLKGHDFLAQGTLYTDIVESGTETAQTIKSHHNVGGLPEDMQMDLVEPVNTLFKDEVRKVGEELGLPKEIVWRQPFPGPGLGIRVIGEVTEEKLEMVRESDAILREEIGKAGLDQEIWQYFTTLPDFKSVGVMGDTRTYAYTVGIRAVTSIDGMTADWAQIPHEVLGKISNRIINEVDGVNRVVYDITSKPPATIEWE, encoded by the coding sequence ATGGGAAAACCGATGGAACGAGTTATGGTATTGGACTTTGGAGGACAGTACAATCAGTTGATTGCTCGCAGGGTAAGGGACTTAGGGGTTTACAGTGAACTCATCCCCTATCACACATCGGCGCAGGCTTTGAAGGAGATGAATCCCAGTGGGATCATTTTCTCAGGGGGCCCTGCCAGTGTCTATGGTGAAGGAGCGCCTCAATGCGATCCAGCAATCTTCGACCTGGGAATTCCTGTACTGGGGATCTGTTATGGCATGCATATCATCTCCGCTCATTTCGGAGCTGAAGTGAAACGGGCAGAGAAACGGGAGTATGGGAAAATGGATGTCGAGATTGTTTCCGATTCCCCTATTTTTTCCGGATTAGAAACCAGCCAGACAGTCTGGATGAGCCACAGTGATGTGGTGCTTTCCCCTCCCCCAGGTTTTCGTGTGGACGGGAAAACGGAATCGGCTCCCGTAGCCTCAATGAGTGATCCGGACCGGCAAATTTATGCGGTTCAGTTCCACCCGGAAGTGGGTAACACCGAACAAGGAAATGACATGTTTCGTCGGTTTTTGTACGATGTATGCCGATGCAAAGGTGACTGGAGCATGGAAGGCTTTATCGATGATGCTGTGGCAGAATTACGCCGGAGTATCAAAGATAAAAAGGTGTTGTGCGCTTTAAGTGGCGGTGTGGATTCCTCCGTAGTAGCGGCTTTGATACATCGGGCCATCGGTGATCAGCTTACTTGTGTATTTGTAGACCACGGTCTTCTTCGCAAAGGAGAGGCAGACAGTGTAATGCGAACCTTTGCGGACCATTTCCGGATGAATGTGATTAAAGTAGATGCCCAGGAACGCTTTCTCTCTAAATTGGCGGGGGTGACAGATCCCGAACAGAAGCGCAAGATTATCGGGAACGAGTTTATTCGTGTCTTTGAGGAGGAAGCGGATCAATTGAAAGGGCATGATTTCCTGGCTCAGGGGACACTTTATACCGATATTGTGGAATCCGGGACAGAGACAGCCCAAACGATCAAATCCCATCACAATGTGGGGGGATTGCCGGAAGATATGCAGATGGACTTGGTAGAACCGGTTAATACCCTGTTTAAGGATGAAGTGCGAAAAGTGGGGGAAGAGTTGGGTCTGCCCAAGGAGATCGTGTGGAGGCAACCTTTTCCTGGACCGGGTTTGGGCATCCGTGTGATTGGTGAGGTTACGGAAGAGAAATTAGAGATGGTCCGGGAATCTGATGCCATCTTACGGGAGGAAATCGGGAAAGCGGGCTTGGATCAAGAGATCTGGCAGTACTTTACCACATTGCCTGATTTCAAAAGTGTGGGTGTGATGGGAGATACCCGAACCTATGCCTATACAGTAGGGATTCGGGCGGTTACTTCCATTGACGGGATGACAGCAGACTGGGCCCAAATTCCCCATGAAGTCCTGGGCAAAATATCCAATCGCATCATTAATGAAGTGGACGGTGTCAATCGTGTGGTCTATGATATTACATCCAAACCCCCTGCTACGATTGAATGGGAGTAG
- a CDS encoding YciI family protein, translated as MKYFAVMLPLLDEEKSKAYRRDHLEYLNRMKEEGKVWIYGRFADGSGGMVIYQAESLEMVQQYAKQDPYVQQGARSLEIREWVLASR; from the coding sequence GTGAAGTATTTTGCCGTGATGTTACCCTTGTTGGATGAGGAAAAGAGCAAAGCCTATCGTCGGGATCATTTGGAATACTTGAACCGAATGAAGGAAGAAGGAAAGGTGTGGATTTATGGCCGCTTCGCTGACGGAAGCGGAGGCATGGTCATCTACCAGGCTGAGTCACTGGAAATGGTTCAACAATATGCAAAGCAGGATCCTTACGTTCAACAGGGGGCACGAAGTTTGGAGATACGGGAGTGGGTGTTGGCCAGTCGGTAA
- a CDS encoding peptidase MA family metallohydrolase: MAFSKKRFILWGWMILLCTLFVLPQSISAGEDTPEETIRHLVQTKQDAVNRKDRQAYLSVLNPSMPAYIQEQKRWFDDAVQWVDSGSYRLRLISLIPEKEHQLRAWLEQSYSHQGKRHTVKYPLSFQETEAGWKDSDLPFYHLTQGHTVVHYTDPDLDERASIALNAANKALGELKRKFHWSPSEKLEIKIYHQPETFRQSVKLSLPEWVGGWHEANQAVKLLGAKNDSNPRWFSSAIIHEISHQMVSDLSGDNAAYWLQEGAAEFYQDHLLPGLTTKQENPLHKPRWSWTQLEQVNLERLPQKEAKEYYDQCYQLYNFLVRQYGEGRVKQVLDTLKRDPVIDKDAVDKRKELNRRTRLAIQRVLGKTLEQLEKEWLQELERRQQEEPVFFRFNWEPEYDNSMLKWLSFPVFQFYLGGK, translated from the coding sequence ATGGCATTTTCAAAAAAACGGTTCATTCTGTGGGGATGGATGATCTTGCTGTGTACCTTATTTGTATTACCGCAATCGATCTCTGCCGGGGAAGATACACCGGAAGAAACAATCCGCCATCTTGTACAGACCAAGCAAGATGCGGTGAACCGAAAAGACCGCCAAGCCTATTTATCTGTGTTGAATCCGTCGATGCCTGCTTATATTCAGGAACAAAAGCGTTGGTTTGATGATGCTGTCCAATGGGTGGATTCCGGTTCTTACCGGTTGCGCTTAATCTCTCTGATTCCGGAAAAGGAGCATCAGTTACGGGCCTGGTTGGAACAGAGCTACAGTCATCAAGGAAAGCGACATACCGTCAAATATCCCCTCTCCTTTCAGGAAACAGAAGCGGGTTGGAAGGATTCAGACTTGCCTTTTTACCATTTGACACAAGGTCATACTGTCGTACATTACACCGATCCTGACTTGGATGAGCGGGCTTCCATTGCTTTGAATGCGGCAAATAAGGCCCTGGGGGAATTAAAAAGGAAATTTCATTGGAGTCCCAGTGAAAAGCTGGAGATCAAGATTTATCACCAACCGGAGACCTTCCGACAATCGGTTAAATTGTCACTTCCAGAGTGGGTGGGAGGGTGGCATGAAGCGAATCAGGCCGTTAAATTACTGGGAGCAAAAAATGATTCCAATCCAAGATGGTTTTCTTCAGCCATCATTCATGAAATCAGTCACCAGATGGTTAGTGATTTGTCAGGTGACAATGCTGCCTATTGGTTGCAGGAAGGGGCCGCTGAATTTTATCAGGATCATTTGCTGCCCGGATTGACTACGAAACAGGAGAATCCTTTGCATAAACCCCGCTGGTCATGGACTCAATTGGAACAGGTCAATCTGGAGCGTTTACCTCAAAAAGAAGCAAAGGAATATTATGATCAGTGTTACCAGCTGTACAACTTCTTGGTCCGACAATATGGGGAAGGCCGGGTCAAACAGGTTTTGGACACCCTCAAGAGGGATCCGGTAATTGATAAAGACGCAGTTGACAAAAGGAAAGAACTTAACCGAAGAACTCGGTTGGCTATTCAAAGGGTCTTGGGCAAAACGTTGGAGCAACTTGAAAAAGAATGGCTTCAAGAATTGGAAAGGCGTCAACAGGAAGAGCCGGTGTTTTTCCGATTCAATTGGGAACCTGAGTATGACAACAGCATGTTGAAATGGTTGTCTTTTCCCGTATTTCAGTTTTACTTGGGCGGAAAGTAG
- a CDS encoding FtsX-like permease family protein — MTITHLRKDGTIWIVVLYLLLSVMVASYSFFQVKQQELSMLTRGLYDSNPLSFVVKDHDRPIDWSKLDTDKPFTIFSELGTVKDKGGEYELRGIYYQKDTYHPPMVSGRFFEETDFYQGKKQAVVGRGVGESEKEWIEKIGYEIIGIMGASYLSPIDQRVFFNLDAWEQESPAQSDMYVMNIERDPIDQDGSLRFKGDTLSVKVVDRGDQGALRFLGTEAYQVVIYLLILLILISLSLLFTQYWMKKKNTEIRILWQMGIPIRQAFKRYATTYFFIALGCSILVGLISYLFLALYLPNPEAWRMHTVNLVKGYGLLLLSSGFSMWIAFKRSTRQTWKGSVAG, encoded by the coding sequence ATGACCATCACCCATTTACGAAAAGACGGAACGATTTGGATTGTGGTGTTGTACCTGTTGCTTAGTGTGATGGTAGCTTCATACAGCTTCTTTCAGGTTAAACAGCAGGAGTTAAGTATGCTGACCCGAGGCTTATATGATTCCAATCCATTATCTTTTGTAGTCAAGGATCATGACCGACCTATCGACTGGAGTAAACTGGATACGGATAAGCCCTTTACCATTTTCAGTGAGCTTGGAACGGTGAAAGATAAAGGGGGAGAGTATGAACTGCGAGGTATCTACTACCAAAAAGATACCTACCATCCTCCTATGGTTTCAGGCCGGTTTTTTGAGGAGACGGACTTCTACCAAGGAAAGAAACAGGCTGTGGTTGGTAGAGGTGTGGGAGAATCAGAGAAAGAGTGGATTGAAAAGATAGGATATGAAATTATTGGAATCATGGGGGCGTCGTATTTGTCCCCAATCGATCAGAGGGTCTTTTTTAATTTGGATGCATGGGAACAAGAAAGCCCTGCGCAATCCGACATGTATGTCATGAATATCGAAAGGGATCCCATCGATCAGGATGGTTCTTTAAGGTTCAAAGGAGACACGTTATCGGTAAAGGTTGTTGATCGAGGAGATCAAGGAGCTCTGCGTTTTTTAGGTACGGAAGCTTACCAAGTGGTGATTTATTTACTTATTCTATTGATTTTGATCAGTTTGAGTCTGCTCTTCACCCAATATTGGATGAAAAAGAAAAATACTGAAATCCGCATTCTCTGGCAGATGGGGATACCAATTCGACAAGCTTTTAAAAGATATGCGACGACCTATTTTTTCATCGCATTAGGGTGCTCCATATTGGTTGGCTTGATCAGTTATTTGTTTCTTGCGCTGTACCTGCCTAACCCGGAAGCATGGAGGATGCATACTGTGAACTTGGTCAAAGGGTATGGACTTCTCTTGTTATCCTCTGGGTTTTCTATGTGGATCGCATTCAAAAGGTCCACCAGACAGACTTGGAAAGGATCGGTTGCTGGATGA
- a CDS encoding FtsX-like permease family protein → MKFKNDTLTVDVIDQGDQGVLRFLDTEVYQLVSLFLILLILISLSLLFTQYWMNKKNTEICILWQMGIPLQQAYKGYAMTYFFITLGCFLLVGSISYLFLALYLPNPEAWSMHTVNLVKGYGLILLSSGFSLWIAFKKSTRQIWKGSVAG, encoded by the coding sequence TTGAAATTCAAAAATGACACGTTAACAGTGGATGTCATTGACCAAGGAGACCAAGGGGTCCTGCGTTTTTTAGATACAGAGGTTTATCAACTGGTTTCTCTTTTTCTCATTCTATTGATTTTGATCAGTTTGAGTCTGCTCTTCACCCAGTATTGGATGAATAAGAAGAATACCGAAATCTGCATTCTCTGGCAGATGGGGATTCCGCTTCAACAAGCGTATAAAGGATATGCGATGACTTATTTTTTTATCACATTGGGGTGTTTCTTATTAGTTGGCTCGATCAGTTATTTGTTTCTTGCGCTGTATCTGCCTAACCCGGAAGCATGGAGCATGCATACCGTGAATTTGGTAAAAGGGTATGGATTGATCCTGCTATCCTCTGGGTTTTCCCTGTGGATCGCATTCAAAAAGTCCACCAGACAGATTTGGAAGGGTTCGGTTGCTGGATGA
- a CDS encoding CDGSH iron-sulfur domain-containing protein → MADVQIQTRDRGPLIVRGNVELVDADGNQFETKKQFALCRCGLSHNKPFCDGAHKDNFEDCARAKKVL, encoded by the coding sequence ATGGCAGATGTGCAGATCCAGACGAGGGACCGGGGGCCTTTGATTGTCCGAGGTAATGTCGAACTCGTAGATGCCGACGGGAACCAATTTGAAACCAAAAAGCAATTTGCCCTGTGCCGCTGTGGTTTATCCCACAATAAACCCTTTTGCGATGGGGCCCACAAAGATAACTTCGAAGATTGTGCCCGGGCGAAAAAAGTATTGTAA
- a CDS encoding pyridoxal-phosphate dependent enzyme has protein sequence MKATPVTHQDILEAHQRLQGVSHPTPVLTSRTFNRYAGCEVFIKCENLQRAGAFKFRGAYNAISQLPDEQKRQGVIAFSSGNHAQAVALASKILNVPAVICMPTDAPRVKLEATCNYGAEVVFYNRMTEDREKLAQQIAAERGLTLIPPYDHPLIMAGAGTAALELLREQPGLDAVITPVGGGGLLSGTAVAAKGESPHIRIFAAEPEQADDTRQSFQSGQRMEIPAPDTIADGLRNTMPGELTFPLIRHYVEDIVTVSESMIREAARFAFFRLKLIIEPSSAVALAALLNQRLPKDIRQIGVIVSGGNIDPSVLADIAGEKTDS, from the coding sequence ATGAAAGCGACCCCAGTTACCCATCAAGACATCTTAGAGGCTCATCAACGGTTACAAGGAGTCTCCCACCCCACACCTGTCCTGACCTCCCGTACTTTCAACCGATACGCAGGCTGTGAAGTGTTTATAAAATGTGAAAATCTGCAACGAGCCGGCGCCTTTAAATTTCGTGGGGCTTACAATGCAATTTCCCAGTTGCCAGATGAACAGAAAAGACAGGGAGTCATCGCTTTCTCATCTGGAAACCACGCTCAGGCTGTCGCTTTAGCGTCCAAGATCTTAAACGTCCCCGCCGTCATCTGCATGCCGACAGATGCACCTCGTGTCAAGCTGGAAGCCACCTGCAACTACGGAGCGGAAGTAGTTTTTTACAATCGGATGACAGAAGACCGGGAGAAGCTCGCTCAACAGATTGCAGCAGAACGGGGACTCACATTGATCCCTCCCTATGACCATCCCCTGATTATGGCCGGAGCCGGTACCGCCGCCCTGGAACTCCTCCGTGAACAACCGGGTCTGGATGCTGTAATCACTCCCGTGGGTGGAGGTGGTCTGTTGTCCGGAACCGCTGTGGCCGCCAAAGGAGAGTCTCCCCATATCCGTATATTTGCCGCTGAGCCGGAACAAGCCGATGACACCCGTCAGTCCTTTCAATCAGGCCAACGGATGGAAATTCCTGCACCGGATACCATTGCAGACGGACTCCGCAATACAATGCCGGGAGAGTTGACATTTCCCCTGATCCGGCACTATGTGGAAGATATTGTTACCGTATCGGAATCCATGATTCGGGAAGCCGCTCGATTTGCCTTTTTCCGATTGAAGCTGATTATCGAACCCTCCAGTGCGGTTGCCTTGGCCGCTCTATTAAACCAACGACTCCCCAAAGATATCAGACAAATTGGGGTCATTGTCAGCGGCGGTAATATCGACCCTTCTGTTTTGGCTGACATCGCAGGGGAAAAAACCGACTCATAA
- a CDS encoding nitroreductase family protein, with translation MKDIQQYRQAEYEVDPMFINRWSPRSFTDQPVPDDVLFSLLEAARWAPSGSNVQPWRFIIARSEEDRKRFNSFIAPGNRIWCEKAPVLVFILSRTLNNRDEPLASHAFDAGAAWGFLALQALKKGLITHAMAGFSAEQARRELKVPKEYDLHAVIAIGFQGEKEQLPEAYQEREVPSDRRPLSESVFEGRFGQTIG, from the coding sequence ATGAAGGATATTCAACAATACCGTCAAGCTGAGTATGAAGTGGATCCGATGTTTATCAATCGCTGGTCTCCCCGTTCATTTACGGATCAACCGGTTCCCGATGATGTCCTGTTCAGTTTACTCGAAGCAGCACGTTGGGCCCCCTCTGGAAGTAATGTGCAACCTTGGCGGTTTATCATCGCCCGGAGCGAGGAAGATCGGAAACGGTTTAATTCATTTATCGCTCCCGGAAATCGCATTTGGTGTGAAAAAGCACCGGTATTGGTTTTCATTCTTTCCCGAACCTTGAATAATCGGGATGAACCCTTGGCTTCCCATGCCTTTGATGCTGGTGCTGCCTGGGGGTTCCTGGCTCTTCAAGCGTTGAAAAAAGGATTGATCACCCATGCGATGGCGGGTTTTTCTGCGGAACAAGCCCGGAGGGAGTTGAAGGTGCCAAAGGAGTACGACCTACATGCAGTGATTGCCATTGGCTTTCAGGGGGAGAAAGAACAGTTGCCTGAAGCCTATCAGGAAAGGGAAGTTCCCTCTGATCGCCGTCCCTTGAGTGAATCCGTATTTGAAGGTCGGTTCGGTCAGACAATAGGGTAA
- a CDS encoding cation diffusion facilitator family transporter, producing the protein MKNRAEVGAWVSITVYVILSLVKVIMGSMTQSHALTADGLNNVTDILASVGVLVGLRISRKPRDKDHPYGHSRAESISALVASFIMATIGVEVLWDGMRTAFTGNTIPPDLGAAWIALISAGIMFVVFLFNSRLAKASHSQAIYAISRDNLSDTLVSIGAAAGIIGSQFHLPWLDPVAAIIVGMIIIKTAWNIFREMTHQLTDGFQEYKLEQYKKTMEQIQGITRIVDLKGRMQGNDIILDVTIQVDAHLSVAESHQITEKLEQCMDRRHRVKTTHIHVEPDYEGT; encoded by the coding sequence ATGAAAAACCGGGCAGAAGTGGGAGCTTGGGTCAGCATCACCGTTTATGTTATTCTCAGTCTGGTTAAAGTCATTATGGGTTCCATGACGCAATCCCATGCATTAACCGCTGACGGGCTTAATAATGTTACGGATATACTGGCTTCGGTGGGAGTGTTGGTGGGGTTACGTATTTCCCGCAAACCACGGGATAAGGATCATCCCTACGGACATTCCCGTGCTGAAAGCATTTCCGCACTGGTTGCTTCCTTTATCATGGCAACCATTGGCGTGGAGGTACTGTGGGATGGTATGCGTACCGCTTTTACCGGAAATACCATTCCTCCGGATCTTGGGGCTGCCTGGATTGCCCTTATTTCAGCAGGAATTATGTTTGTCGTCTTTTTATTTAACAGCCGATTGGCCAAAGCTTCCCACAGCCAGGCCATTTACGCGATATCCAGGGACAACCTTTCCGATACATTGGTCAGTATCGGTGCTGCTGCAGGGATCATCGGGTCCCAATTTCACCTGCCTTGGCTGGATCCGGTGGCAGCCATTATCGTTGGAATGATCATTATCAAAACTGCCTGGAATATTTTCCGGGAAATGACCCACCAGTTAACAGACGGCTTTCAGGAATACAAACTGGAACAATACAAAAAAACCATGGAACAGATCCAGGGAATTACACGAATCGTCGACTTAAAAGGGAGAATGCAAGGAAATGACATTATTCTGGATGTAACGATTCAGGTCGATGCCCATCTCAGCGTTGCAGAGAGTCATCAAATCACGGAAAAATTGGAACAGTGCATGGATCGTCGACACCGTGTCAAGACCACACATATCCACGTGGAACCGGACTACGAAGGAACATGA